The genomic DNA GGGAACCGTTCACACCGGCAACTCGAACGTGAACAAGGCCCCTTTGGGCTGATGGTTTCCGGCGTGAATCTGGCCGTCGTGATCGGTCACAATCCGCCGCACGATCGCCAGCCCCAGCCCGGTACCCGTTTTCTTCCGTGAAAAATAGGGCACGAACAATTTCTCTTGATCCTCCGGCGCAATACCCGTCCCTTCATCCGCCACCGTGACGACTGCGCGACGCTGTTTCGTGTCGTACCGGGTCGTGATCCACAGATGTCCCTTGTGGTTCATCGCGTGGATCCCGTTATCGCACAGATTGACCAGGACACGCTTGACCTGTTCCCGGTCGAAATTGAACGGAGGCAGATCCGCATCGAGCGTCACCACGCATTCCACTTCGCGATGCGCGCTGTCATACAGCGCCACCACTTCCTTCACTACATCATCCAGCGAGTTCATGGTCATGTGCGGAGCCGGCATCCGCGCGAACTTCGAGAACTCGTCCAGCATTTGCTTGAGGCTGCCGACCTCATTAATGATCACTTGCGTGGACTCGTCGCAAATCCGGTCGAAATCCGGAGCCTTATCCTGAAACTTTTTTCGCAGCCGTTGCGCCGAGAGCTGAATGGGCGTCAGCGGATTTTTGATCTCATGAGCGATCCGCTGCGCGACCTCCCGCCAGGCCGCCGCCTTCTGCGCCTTGATCAATTCCGAGAGGTCTTCGAAAATCAGCACGAACCCGAGGTCCTTGTTCGACTCATCCTTCATGCGGGAGCAATGCACGCCGATGGTCAGAAACCGACCCTGCAAATCCAGTTGTCCTTCGAGCGCAATATTGTCTCGCTGATCGACCAGCATCCGATCGTAGACGGACTGAAACAAATCCAGCTTGTACTCCTTGAACACCTCGTTGGCAGACCGGCCCCGAAACCGATCGGCCCACAATCCCAGCATACGCTCCGCAGAGGGATTGAAGGTGGTAATGATCCCCTGCCGGTCGATGGAGAGCAGTCCCGCGGCGATCGTATCCACCACTGTTTCAATGTAAGCGCGCCGACGATCCAGCTCGAGGTTGGATTGCCGAAGCGAGACGTTCGCTTCCTCCACTTTCGTTTTGCTGCTCTGCAGATCGGCGGTCATGCGATTGAAGGATTCGACCAGGGTGCCGATCTCATCCGTCGCCTTGGCTTCGATGCGCACGGACAGATCCCCTTGAGCGATCGCCTCCGTCGCCTCGGCCAACCGTTGAATCGGCACGGTAATGCCGCGCGCCACATAAAACCCGAACCAGGTCGCACTGAACAGAATCATGACCGTGATGACCGCCACCAGCAGATACGCTCCCGCTTTGATGGGATTCTTCATCGCCTTCATCTGTTTGTATTCGGTATATTGACGCCCGATGCTCTCCATCTTGCCGAGCAACGATTCCGGCACATAGGCATCGACCACCACCACCCCGTCGATTTCTCCACGGCGGATGCTGGAGGCGATCGGTACACCGGCCCTCACGAGCCGTCCCGTCTGTGCTTCCTGGACGGACGTGAGTTCCTGCTTGCCGTTGATCACCTGTAGCACCAGTTGGCCGATCGGCAGATCGAGCACCGCCACCGGCACCTCTGGATCCAGCGACTTGGTCAACGTTTCCATCTTCGAGGAAAACACCTCGATCCCGGCCGTGGCATATTCCGCGCGTTTCCGGGCGATCGCCGCAACCAGCAAATCCCGCTGCTCGGGCAAGAGCAACTCCTCGCGAAAAATCTCGTGGCTGATGGCGCGTGCACTGTTGATCGCCAGGGACACATGACCGGCATGGTGCATGCGCGCGACCTCGTAAGAATCCTTCATCACGTGCTCGATCTGGTCGTTGAACCAGACATCGACCGCCTTGTTGACCAGGCCGCTGGCCACCAGGGCCAGGAGCACGGTGGGAATCAGGGAAAAGCCGATAAAGGCGGCGACCAACTTCGCGCGGAACCCCGACCCAACGAGCCGATGTCGCCGTTCGAAATAGGCTTTGATGAGATTGCGCGAGAGGAGTAGCGTAAGGACGACAAAGCCGATCAAATCGAGATTGACCAGCAGCAGCACGAAGGCATACCCGGTGCTGGGAAGAAAGGAGTCCGACTCCTCCCCGACCGGCACCGCCATTTGAGCGTAGTAAAAAGTGAGGGCGAGGCAGGGCAGGAGCAGGACCAGCACGATCCACACTGGCCGGACATGACGCTTCCGCCGCTCGCTCTCGATGGAAGCAGGCGTCGACGGCTTTTTCTCGCGCAGCCCCCCCGGGGGGATGAGCTTCGTCATATCCGTCGATTCAGGCATTCTCGATACTCCGACTCACGCCCGGCCCATTCGATCCTGCCTCACTATAACCAATTCCAGGTGGAGTCTCAAAAGAGGGCGCGCAGAACCCACCCCTTGCTTCATCGAGAAACGACCGGAAGCAGGGCATTGAAGAACACAGTGTCACCCGAAGGAAGGACCGACACCGCAAAGCAGGACGGCGCACTGAAGCAACTCACGAGATTACGGGGTATGAAGCGTCGATTTCCCGGAGGTCAAACTGACGAATTTCATCCTCAAGGCGTAGAGCATGTCCTTCATCACGACTTGCTCGTCCGGGGTGAGGTTGCCCTTCGTTTTTTCTTCCAGCATGGAGAGTAGATCGATGATTTCTTTGGCTTGAGGAAGGTTCAGTGGCATGGATGGCTGCTGAGGATCGAGTTGCTCCCCCATCAGCATCAGAGCTGAACTCCCCATGGAGATCACAAAGGAGGAAAAGTTGACCGGCAAATGCCCTGAGTGCGTATGCGAATCGGCATCATGGTCGTGGTGAGGCGCGGCGGCAGAGGGCTCTGCTGCGGGAGGCGTCGCCGCCTGGGCCGGTGGGGGGGCATCTTCACCCCGTCCTCGACGATCGCGGATGACGAATCCTTGGTCCTTGTCATCACCCATAAAAAAGCCTCCGATCAACCAATGGAAAATGCAGGGCCGTACCCTACCACAGGGCTTGAAGAGGCGCAAGACGAGAGGCCCCGTTGAAGGTGCTGAAGAACTCAGTTAGAGTGGCGCGACGGAGGGGTTCGCATGTCAGCACGTTTCGATAACGTCGTGGCCATCATGGCCCGGCTTCGGGCACCGGGCGGATGCCCCTGGGATCGCAAGCAGACCCACGAATCCCTCAAGCCCTATTTGATCGAAGAAACCTATGAAGCCCTCGATACGATCGACCGGCAGGATTTCGCCAAGCTAAAGGAAGAATTGGGCGACGTGCTTCTGCAGGTGTTGTTTCACAGCCAGATCGGCACTGAAGCAGGCACGTTCACCATCGACGACGTCTTGGAACAGTTGAGCGACAAGCTCGTACGCCGCCATCCTCACGTGTTCGGTGACGGGGCGACCAGCCAGTCCTCACTTAATTCCGACCAGGTCGTCCATCGGTGGGAGGATATCAAACGGGCCGAACGCAAGAACGCCGGCAAACCGGATTCGGTCCTGCATGACATTCCCCAGGCCCTTCCGGCCCTGCTCCGCGCCTATCAGACGCAGGTCCGCGCGGCGCGGGTTGGGTTCGACTGGCCGGACAGCCCGCAGGGCCTGGCGGCCGTGCTGGCTAAAGTCGAGGAAGAAATCGGGGAACTCAAGCACGCTCTCACCGACGCGGCTACGCGTCGCTCCGTGGCCGAACCCAAGCCGGATCCGACCCCGGAAATGGCCGCGGAGATGGGCGACCTGCTGTTTTCCCTGGTCAACGTCGCCCGGCACATCAAGGTGAATCCGGAAGAGTCGCTCCGTCTTGCCACGAACCGATTCACTGCACGATTCCAATTCATTGAGCGCGAGGCGGCTCGAAGCGGACGGAGCGTCAACGACCTCTCCACGGTGGAAATGGATCACTACTGGGAAGCCGCGAAGCTGGTGGAATCGACAGCACCCGCGGGCACCGTCTCTCCCCTCGGCCCTTCGACGGAGCCGACCAGGACTCATCCATGAGCACAGAGCAGGATCCATACGAAGAAGGCAAGCGAGCCGGGCTTCATCCGCTCATCGTCTTGTTCGGGGCCATTCTGGTGATGTGGCTGCTGATCAACCTGGCCGTTCCCAGCGGCAAACAAAAGCAGGCCGCCGGTCCGGAGATTTCGCAGGTGACGACCGAAGATCCGGATGCGGCCCCGGTCATGTATAAAGTCCAGTCGACGTTGACGGAGTTTAATGCCGTCAGTATCGTGGTGCCGGCGCAGGCGACGACCAGTCAGGTGGTGGGCCTCCTCAAACAATTCAAGCAGGCCCGGCTGGCTCAGAGTCTCCCCTCCATGTTGCCGGCCACCAGCCCAGGGCACAAACTCGGGGACCAGGCCGTGGCCGATCTGTACATTTTTTCAGACCCCAAATATGCAACTCCGGAAGCGGTCGGCACCCTGGCTCGCGGCGCCCACGCCCCGGGCAACCTCTACCCGCAGGCCATCCCCTTCGAAGAAGCGATGGAACACGTCCTTGGGCACTATCGCATCGACCTGAACGATACCAGCAATCCCGACACCGGATCGCTGGGATTTGCCGACGATTCCGGAGTCCATAGCAAACAATATCGACGCATTTTTTGAACCGCTGCCGCGAAACTCCAGGCCCAGACTGCCTTCGCTATCCCCAGGTCCGCATGCAGCAAGCATAATCTTCCTAAGGGTTTTCATCCCATACAGCATCTAGTGGTCCGGATAGAGACCACCCCAATGCCTAAAACTTGTGCAGGCCGCTCAAGGGCCGCTCTACTGAGGGGCTTGGGCGAGGAGGCGGCTGATATTCACACGCTTATCCACAGATTCTGTGCGTTGGGGAAATCGCGACAGAACGATCAACTGACAAGTACCGGAACGCTCATCGGCTAGGCGCAGAAATGGCTTGCGGCACGTCACAGGAGGCTGGCTTCGGAGTAACAGATGAAATCTGGACGAGCAGTGGACCGAAGGTCACAGAGGGCGCAATCGTCAGACGGCCGGAGGACTGGCCACCAGGCCGACCAGGTTCTTGATCTCCACCCGCAATGTATCCTGCTCCGCTTGGACCCAGGCCTCAAGTTGCGGGAAGTAATGAGCGAGCGAACCGGTGAAGGGGGCCACCAACACATCACCGCGTTCTTTCAACCACCCTTCGGCCTCGGCAATACGAACCTTCTGGTCACCGATCTTGCGGGACAGAAATTTGTTCAGCATCAACTGTTGGCCGGGGCTTCCAGTGACAGTGCCCAGCAACTTCTCCTTCACATAGTCCAACTCCTCCGCCTGGGCAATCTTCACTCGAACGGCATGGGTTGCCGCCCAGGTCGCCCGTTGAATCGAGTAGTCGTAGGACAACACCGGCTCCCGCGGCTCGCGAAAGGGACCGGTCACATCGGAGATCACCAATTGGTCGTTCAGCATCTGGGTATTCCTTCTCTTCCCGCTCCCATCGTCATTGAAACCTTAGACCGGCGCCGCCTGTAAATACCGGAGCAGCTTCGCCGCCGTCTCAGCGCCGTCTCGAATACAATCGGGAAGGCCCACACCGCGATAGCCTGCGCCGGTGACAGCCAGGCCACCGAATCGCGAGAGCGCCGCCTCCAGCTGCGCGAGCCGATCGAGGTGTCCGAGGGTATATTGAGGCATGGCCCGATTCCACCGATTCACCTCGACATAGTGCGGTGTCGCCAGCAGCCCCACAATGGAGGCCAATTCCTCGCGCACACACTGGACCAAGGCCTCATCGTCCCGCTGCAAGATGGCTTCTCGCCCGACCCCGCCGAGATAACATCGCACCGACACATCCTCCGGCGGTGCTCGATGGGGCCACTTGAGGGAGGTCCAGGTCGCGGCAATCAGATCACGGCCCTCGATTCGTGGAACCACGAAGCCGAAGCCTTGGAGCCGGTTCCCCACTGCTTCGGCAGGATAGATGAGAGAGATCGTGGCTGTCGAGGCATAGGGAATCATGTCCATCAAGCCGGCCGCCATCGGCGTTAACGGCCGAACGAGTTCAGCGCTGACATAGGCCGGTGTCGCCAAGACCAGCGCTTCGGCCGAAAGCGCCGTCCCGTCGGTGCAAATCACATCGTACATCCAGCGACCGGCCTGGTGCGAACGCACCCGCAACGCCTCCGCTTGAACGCCGGCTTTCAGCCCCCCGCCGGCCTGCTGGATCTGCGCCGTCAGCCCAGCCACCAAATCGGCCAGGCCGTTTTTCAGCGTCACAAACATCGTGTGTCGGGGGCCTCCGCCGGGAGCTTTTTGCGCCCGTGCACGGCGGGCCGCCATCATGCCGCGAATCACACTGCCGTGCGCCTGCTCCAACTCGTAGAAACGCGGAAACGTCGCCCGAAGACTCATCTGCTCCGCATCGCCCGCATAGATACCGGCCATCAGCGGCTCCATGACCCGTTCGCAGGCATGCGGTCCGAACCGGCGACGAAAAAACGACGCCAGCGATTCGTCGTCGGTGGACCGACGCGGCGGAATCAGCACATCGCAGCCCATACGGGCAAGATCGACCCAGGATAACAACCCGCTGCGAAAAAACGGCCCCAGCTGAGTCGGCGTGAATGTCACGAGCCCTTCCGGCAACTCGTGCAACCGCCCGCCTCTTAAGACACTCGCTTTCTTCTCAACCGGGTTGGTGTTGATGAGTTGATCGGCTAGCCCAAGACGTCGACACAGCTCCATGCCCCAGGGCTTTTGCGAGAGGAACGAGTCGGGCCCCGCTTCCATGACCAACTGCCCGACCCGATGCGTGAGAATTTTTCCGCCCCAGACCGGCGCCGCATCGAGGATGGTGCAGGTGAGGGGCATATCAGCCGCGGCCGCCTGCTCCTGGAGAGCAAACGCCGTGGAGAGGCCTGAGATACCTCCGCCGATAATGACAACTGACCGTGGAGTGCGCGCCACAGGTGGTGCCGCTAATGAACGAGCGAGGACTCGTGTGCCTCCACCACCGACATCAGAATGTCGATCAATGGAGCCGAGGCGTTCAACATGGGAATACGTTCCAGCTGGAGCCCCTTCGTCAGAGCCAGCTGCTTGAGCTCAATATCGATATCGAACAGAGTTTCCACATGGTCGCAGATGAAGCCGATCGGCGCCACCAGGACATGACGATGACCTTCCTGCGCCAATTCACCCAACGTCTCTTCAACCGATGGACCGAGCCACTTCTCCCCGGAGCGTCCCTGGCTTTGATAGGCAAAACGCGTCGGCTGAGTCCCGAGTTGCACGCAGACCGCCTGGGCGGTTCCCTGTACTTCCTCAGGATACGGATCCTTCATGGCCACCACGCGCTCGGGCAAACTGTGGGCGGTAAACAAGACCGGCACCTGTGCACGCACCTCGGCCGGGAATCGCTCCAACGTCCGACGAATATTCTCGACGATGGCGGCGATCAGCAGTGGATGGCGATGCCAACTCGTCACGAAGCTGATCGGAGTCTCACTGGCGAGTTCAGCCCGCGCCTCCTCGACCTTTTTCATGTAGGCGCCGATGCTGAGCGAAGAATACTGCGGGGCCATGCACAACCCGATGATGCGTTCCGGTAAGGCGTCGAGCAATTCCGCGTAAGTTTCCTTGATAAACGGATGCCAGTGCCGCAACCCCACATAACAGCGGTACCGCGCGTCGCCCGACCGATTCAGCCGCTGTTCCAATGCCCGCGCCACTTCGCGCGCGATATCGAGCACCGGAGATTTCCCGCCGGTCACACGATAGCGCTCGCGGATTTCCTCAACCAGTTCAGGAGAAGTCGGCCGTCCGCCTCGAACGTCCTGAAGATACGGCTCCACATTCTCCAGACAATCGGGGCCGCCCATAGCCATCAGCAAGACGGCAACCGGTTGTGGCGTCACAGACATGCTCACCGCGTACTCAGTTTATGCACCAGATCGATCGTGGCGGCGACATTCTCCACGGGAGTATTCGGAAGAATCCCATGGCCCAGATTGAAAATGTGACCCGGACGCCCTGCGGCCCGGCGGAGAATGTCTGTCACGCGCCGCTCGATCTCGGAGATCGGCCCGAACAACGTCACCGGATCGAGGTTCCCCTGCACGGCACGATCGTAGCCCACCATGGCCCAGGCCTCGTCGATCGGGATGCGCCAATCGATACCGATCACGTCGCCACCTGCCTGGCGCATGGCCTTGAGAATGGCCGTGGTGCCGGTGCCGAAATGGATCAGCGGGACGCCTTCGTGCTTGAGTCCCTCAAAAATCAGCTGCACATGCGGCATGACGTATTCGGCATAGTCTCCGGCCGACAGACACCCAACCCAGCTATCGAACAGTTGCACAGCCTGAGCACCGGCCTTGATCTGACGACGAAGATAGCCGGTAATCACGCGCGCGAATTTATCCATCAAGCGATGCCAGGTTTCCGGCTCGCGATACATCATCTGCTTCGTATGGATATAGTTTCTGGAACTTCCGCCCTCAATCGCGTAACTGGCCAGCGTAAAGGGCGCCCCGGCAAAGCCGATCAGGGGCACGCGGCCCGCCAGCATCTTGCGGGTCAGACTGATGGCATCCATCACGTACTGTAGTTCGGTGTCATCGATGACCTTGAGCCGGTCTACCGCAGCCCGATCCCGCACAGGATTGTGAATGATCGGCCCCTCGCCCTCCGCGAACTCCAAGCTGAGCCCCATCGGCTCGAGCGGAAGCAGAATATCGGCAAAAATAATCGCGGCGTCCAGCGCAAACCGGTCGATCGGCTGCAACGTGACCTGGGCCGCCAATTCCGGCGTCTTGCACAGCTCGAGAATGGAATGCTTTTCCCGTAACCGGCGATATTCGACCATGTAACGGCCCGCCTGGCGCATGAACCAGACCGGCGTGCAATCAACCGGTTCGCGCCGGCACGCTTTCAAAAATCGATCATTCATAATGGGGCGCATTTTAGAGGGGCGGTCCGAACAGAGTCAAACAATCTTGCGCCGAACCGGCTTGCCGGATGAGATCATCCTGACACCGGAAGGACGGCGGCTCCGGTTCTGCCGCTCGTTCGACAAAAAAACATGGCGGTCATGCGGAAAAATTCTCAGGACATTTCCCCAGGAATCTGTGTATAATGGCAGCACGTGTCTTTGAGCCTGAGTATCCTCACTCACTGATCGACACAATTCAGAGCATTCAGCGGCCTGCCTATTCGTATCACTCGCAAGCGCCGCGACGTTTTAGTCACGCTAGTGGAACCGCGGCGCGACCCCTCGGTACCGTATCCTTGATTCGCCCAACTGTGGAGGTGGCATGAGTAGTGATCTGCAACCACTCACCTTACCCGAAAATGGTGAGCTCTCTAAAACCAGTGACCAACCACGTGAACAACCCGCGAGCGATGGACCGTGGATCACCATCATACGCTGGTTTGACTCATGGGCGGGCATTGAAAAAATGCAAACGGATACCGCCCCGCCTACCGTCGACTGGCTGCGGGCCATCCCGCTCATCATCGTGCACCTGCTCTGCCTGGGCGTGTTCATCGTTGGATGGAGTTGGGTCGCCGTAGGGGTCGCAGCGGGGTTCTACTTTATACGCATGTTCGCCATCACGGGATGGTACCATCGCTATTTTTCGCACCGCACCTTCAAGACCTCCCGGGCCTGTCAGTTCGCCTTTGCCCTGCTCGGGGCGTCCTGCGCGCAACGCGGCCCACTTTGGTGGGGCGGACACCATCGACACCACCACATTTACTCCGACAAGCCGGAAGACACGCATTCGGTGCGCCAGGGCGGATTCCTCTGGGCCCACATCGGCTGGATCAGTTCCAAGAAGTTTTTCCCGCCGCGTCTGAAGAGCATCGGCGATTTCGCCAAGTTTCCGGAACTGGTCTTCCTGGATCGATTCGATACCCTCGTCCCGACCATCTGCGGCTTCGGGATGTTCGGCCTAGGCAAGCTCCTGGAAGCCTATGCCCCGAGCCTCGGCACGAATGGCCCGCAAATGCTCATTTGGGGCTTCTTCGTGTCCACCGTCGCGCTGCTCCACGGCACCTGCACGATCAACTCGCTGTCCCACGTGTATGGTTCCCAGCGCTACAAGACGGGGGATGACAGCAAGAACAATTTCATCCTCGCCATGATTACCCTCGGCGAAGGCTGGCACAATAACCACCACTACTATGCCGCCTCAACCCGCCAAGGATTCTATTGGTGGGAAATCGACATCACCTACTACATGCTGAGGGGCCTGCAAGCGCTGGGACTGATCTGGGATATTCGGGAAGTGCCCGCACACGTGCGGGAAGGTAAGAATAAACTCGCCTGACTGAGACCGGGGGCGGCCGTTCACGGCCCGCCCCCTTCACTCCGATCTACACCCATTCCGATTCATCTGCCGATGCCGTCTTACGCCCGTACTGCGGCGCCAGGCGATCTCGAATCTCCAGGCTGACAGGGTCGATCGCCGCCAGTTCTTCTTCCGTCGCAATCCAGGCATCCTCCGGCACCAATTCGATACGGTAGTGATTCTTCCGCATGGAAAACCACTCGATATACGGGTGCGGGACCAAATGCGGATGCGGATCGAAGGAGATAAGA from Nitrospira sp. ND1 includes the following:
- a CDS encoding acyl-CoA desaturase, with the translated sequence MSSDLQPLTLPENGELSKTSDQPREQPASDGPWITIIRWFDSWAGIEKMQTDTAPPTVDWLRAIPLIIVHLLCLGVFIVGWSWVAVGVAAGFYFIRMFAITGWYHRYFSHRTFKTSRACQFAFALLGASCAQRGPLWWGGHHRHHHIYSDKPEDTHSVRQGGFLWAHIGWISSKKFFPPRLKSIGDFAKFPELVFLDRFDTLVPTICGFGMFGLGKLLEAYAPSLGTNGPQMLIWGFFVSTVALLHGTCTINSLSHVYGSQRYKTGDDSKNNFILAMITLGEGWHNNHHYYAASTRQGFYWWEIDITYYMLRGLQALGLIWDIREVPAHVREGKNKLA
- a CDS encoding ATP-binding protein: MPESTDMTKLIPPGGLREKKPSTPASIESERRKRHVRPVWIVLVLLLPCLALTFYYAQMAVPVGEESDSFLPSTGYAFVLLLVNLDLIGFVVLTLLLSRNLIKAYFERRHRLVGSGFRAKLVAAFIGFSLIPTVLLALVASGLVNKAVDVWFNDQIEHVMKDSYEVARMHHAGHVSLAINSARAISHEIFREELLLPEQRDLLVAAIARKRAEYATAGIEVFSSKMETLTKSLDPEVPVAVLDLPIGQLVLQVINGKQELTSVQEAQTGRLVRAGVPIASSIRRGEIDGVVVVDAYVPESLLGKMESIGRQYTEYKQMKAMKNPIKAGAYLLVAVITVMILFSATWFGFYVARGITVPIQRLAEATEAIAQGDLSVRIEAKATDEIGTLVESFNRMTADLQSSKTKVEEANVSLRQSNLELDRRRAYIETVVDTIAAGLLSIDRQGIITTFNPSAERMLGLWADRFRGRSANEVFKEYKLDLFQSVYDRMLVDQRDNIALEGQLDLQGRFLTIGVHCSRMKDESNKDLGFVLIFEDLSELIKAQKAAAWREVAQRIAHEIKNPLTPIQLSAQRLRKKFQDKAPDFDRICDESTQVIINEVGSLKQMLDEFSKFARMPAPHMTMNSLDDVVKEVVALYDSAHREVECVVTLDADLPPFNFDREQVKRVLVNLCDNGIHAMNHKGHLWITTRYDTKQRRAVVTVADEGTGIAPEDQEKLFVPYFSRKKTGTGLGLAIVRRIVTDHDGQIHAGNHQPKGALFTFELPV
- the hemH gene encoding ferrochelatase; its protein translation is MSVTPQPVAVLLMAMGGPDCLENVEPYLQDVRGGRPTSPELVEEIRERYRVTGGKSPVLDIAREVARALEQRLNRSGDARYRCYVGLRHWHPFIKETYAELLDALPERIIGLCMAPQYSSLSIGAYMKKVEEARAELASETPISFVTSWHRHPLLIAAIVENIRRTLERFPAEVRAQVPVLFTAHSLPERVVAMKDPYPEEVQGTAQAVCVQLGTQPTRFAYQSQGRSGEKWLGPSVEETLGELAQEGHRHVLVAPIGFICDHVETLFDIDIELKQLALTKGLQLERIPMLNASAPLIDILMSVVEAHESSLVH
- a CDS encoding DUF1844 domain-containing protein, which produces MGDDKDQGFVIRDRRGRGEDAPPPAQAATPPAAEPSAAAPHHDHDADSHTHSGHLPVNFSSFVISMGSSALMLMGEQLDPQQPSMPLNLPQAKEIIDLLSMLEEKTKGNLTPDEQVVMKDMLYALRMKFVSLTSGKSTLHTP
- the mazG gene encoding nucleoside triphosphate pyrophosphohydrolase: MSARFDNVVAIMARLRAPGGCPWDRKQTHESLKPYLIEETYEALDTIDRQDFAKLKEELGDVLLQVLFHSQIGTEAGTFTIDDVLEQLSDKLVRRHPHVFGDGATSQSSLNSDQVVHRWEDIKRAERKNAGKPDSVLHDIPQALPALLRAYQTQVRAARVGFDWPDSPQGLAAVLAKVEEEIGELKHALTDAATRRSVAEPKPDPTPEMAAEMGDLLFSLVNVARHIKVNPEESLRLATNRFTARFQFIEREAARSGRSVNDLSTVEMDHYWEAAKLVESTAPAGTVSPLGPSTEPTRTHP
- the hemE gene encoding uroporphyrinogen decarboxylase, with product MNDRFLKACRREPVDCTPVWFMRQAGRYMVEYRRLREKHSILELCKTPELAAQVTLQPIDRFALDAAIIFADILLPLEPMGLSLEFAEGEGPIIHNPVRDRAAVDRLKVIDDTELQYVMDAISLTRKMLAGRVPLIGFAGAPFTLASYAIEGGSSRNYIHTKQMMYREPETWHRLMDKFARVITGYLRRQIKAGAQAVQLFDSWVGCLSAGDYAEYVMPHVQLIFEGLKHEGVPLIHFGTGTTAILKAMRQAGGDVIGIDWRIPIDEAWAMVGYDRAVQGNLDPVTLFGPISEIERRVTDILRRAAGRPGHIFNLGHGILPNTPVENVAATIDLVHKLSTR
- the hemG gene encoding protoporphyrinogen oxidase — encoded protein: MARTPRSVVIIGGGISGLSTAFALQEQAAAADMPLTCTILDAAPVWGGKILTHRVGQLVMEAGPDSFLSQKPWGMELCRRLGLADQLINTNPVEKKASVLRGGRLHELPEGLVTFTPTQLGPFFRSGLLSWVDLARMGCDVLIPPRRSTDDESLASFFRRRFGPHACERVMEPLMAGIYAGDAEQMSLRATFPRFYELEQAHGSVIRGMMAARRARAQKAPGGGPRHTMFVTLKNGLADLVAGLTAQIQQAGGGLKAGVQAEALRVRSHQAGRWMYDVICTDGTALSAEALVLATPAYVSAELVRPLTPMAAGLMDMIPYASTATISLIYPAEAVGNRLQGFGFVVPRIEGRDLIAATWTSLKWPHRAPPEDVSVRCYLGGVGREAILQRDDEALVQCVREELASIVGLLATPHYVEVNRWNRAMPQYTLGHLDRLAQLEAALSRFGGLAVTGAGYRGVGLPDCIRDGAETAAKLLRYLQAAPV